Proteins encoded within one genomic window of Cucumis sativus cultivar 9930 chromosome 3, Cucumber_9930_V3, whole genome shotgun sequence:
- the LOC101203128 gene encoding lysosomal Pro-X carboxypeptidase, whose product MAAAPSISLSIFLFLSLHFTSSFSKIPLSFPSSLLLRPQSSPIDPLLPYQTSFFTQILDHFNFNPQSYQSFQQRYLINDTYWGGAAHNSPIFVYTGNEGNIEWFAQNTGFLLQYAPHFRALVVFIEHRFYGKSIPFGGDEDVANSNSSMLGYLSSTQALADYATLITDLKKNLSAVDSPVLVFGGSYGGMLAAWFRLKYPHIALGALASSAPILQLENITSPYAFNNIVTQDFKSESQNCYSVIKESWHLIDITSTHPQGPQLLRKSFKFCKEAEAESIKNWLSTAIIYTAMTDYPTPSNFLNPLPAYPVKQMCKAIDDPRSGNDSFTKLYGAANIYYNFTGTVTCFDLDDDSDPHDLGDWSWQACTEMILPTGGNTKESIFPASTWHFADRFQFCKTFFDVEPRRIWIPTHFGGHNIERVLKRFGSNIIFFNGLRDPWSGGGVLKNISSTIIAIVAKEGAHHVDLRFSNPDDPKWLKDVRKQEVNIIEDWLSQYYLDLAQY is encoded by the exons ATGGCCGCTGCTCCATCCATTTCCCTTTCgattttcctcttcctttcccTCCATTTCACTTCTTCCTTCTCCAAAATCCCCCTTTCCTTCCCTTCTTCCCTTCTCCTCCGCCCTCAAAGTTCTCCAATCGATCCCCTCCTCCCCTACCAGACCAGCTTCTTCACTCAGATCCTCGACCACTTCAACTTCAATCCCCAAAGCTATCAATCATTTCAACAAAGATATCTCATCAACGATACCTATTGGGGCGGCGCTGCCCATAATTCTCCCATCTTCGTTTACACCGGCAACGAAGGTAATATCGAATGGTTTGCACAGAACACCGGTTTTCTTCTCCAATACGCTCCACATTTCCGCGCACTCGTCGTTTTCATCGAG cATAGGTTTTACGGGAAATCGATTCCGTTTGGGGGGGATGAAGATGTGGCTAACAGTAATTCCAGTATGCTCGGATATTTGAGCTCTACACAGGCGTTGGCGGATTATGCTACTCTCATTACCGatttgaagaagaatttgTCGGCGGTTGATTCGCCGGTTCTGGTCTTTGGTGGCTCTTATGGAGGAA TGCTGGCAGCATGGTTTAGATTGAAATACCCCCACATTGCCCTGGGAGCTTTAGCATCATCTGCTCCCATTCTCCAGTTGGAAAATATTACTTCTCCTTATGCCTTCAACAACATCGTCACCCAAGATTTCAag AGTGAGAGTCAGAACTGTTACAGTGTGATTAAAGAGTCATGGCATCTCATTGACATCACTTCAACCCACCCACAAGGTCCCCAGTTGCTTCGTAAgtctttcaaattttgcaa GGAGGCGGAGGCGGAATCGATTAAAAACTGGTTGTCAACAGCAATAATATACACGGCAATGACTGATTATCCCACGCCCTCGAATTTTTTAAATCCCTTGCCAGCATATCCAGTTAAAcag ATGTGTAAGGCGATTGACGATCCAAGGTCTGGGAACGACTCGTTTACGAAGTTGTATGGTGCGGCTAACATCTATTACAACTTCACGGGCACCGTCACATGTTTTGATCTTGACGATGATTCTGATCCTCACGATCTTGGAGATTGGTCTTGGCAG GCATGTACGGAAATGATATTGCCAACAGGTGGTAACACAAAAGAAAGCATATTTCCAGCCTCAACATGGCACTTTGCAGACCGATTTCAGTTTTGCAAAACCTTCTTTGACGTTGAGCCACGCCGTATTTGGATCCCCACACACTTTGGGGGACAT AATATTGAGAGAGTTCTGAAGAGGTTTGGAAGCAACATAATCTTCTTCAATGGCTTGAGAGATCCTTGGAGTGGTGGAGG GGTGCTCAAGAACATATCCTCAACTATAATAGCTATTGTGGCAAAGGAAG GAGCTCATCATGTAGACTTAAGATTCTCAAATCCTGATGATCCAAAATGGTTGAAAGATGTGAGAAAGCAGGAGGTCAATATTATTGAGGATTGGCTTTCCCAATATTACTTGGACTTGGCCCAATATTAA
- the LOC101203373 gene encoding uncharacterized protein At5g41620: protein MPRQNLAAELIPGKIRKRGCSSSASSSSSILHNYRFKRAILVGKRAGSSTPLPSWRLMSSRSRSPASAFRSTESPNYELYQCGSGRSKQAPVSARKLAATLWEMNELPSTRVKESLALDERKSRKEMKAREKTTRSVHSGSLPPHLSDPSHSPVSERGDRSGTGSRCRRTPSMSQRLKLADHGVGVLDSVSNASLMEIESRSRAPTPSASIVGVKTRLKDVSNALTTSKELLKIINRVWGHEDRPSTSMSLISALHAEMERARLQINQLIQEQRYEQSDISYLMRCFAEEKEAWKSKEQEVVEAAIESVAGELEVERKLRRRFESLNKKLGRELAETKSSLLKVVKELESEKRAREIMEQVCDDLANDVGDDKLELGERQRESAKLCDNVKKEREMKRLAAALHEERTHTDASDKYDLEDKNVAVDKLRNQLEAFLGIKRAKEKEFGSNDSNEVKFAAYLSKNGIRSFQSEEKEEGEVVDGVECEEDLAESDLHSIELNMDNNNKSYDWIHSSGIPHDTRRPSVDDELKARKSTSKKGSRKSTSIQRSISDGVEWGNQADNHPISGDHVLDWDRSSVLEKVASGKVYGDHFLGYNSSSKNLRDQILSGSRLGSLKVTASPTRLWEQARPSRDLADPVTERASMVQGSNGLKSRLMEVRGDGLGSRKYK, encoded by the exons ATGCCAAGGCAGAATCTAGCGGCGGAATTGATTCCTGGCAAAATCAGAAAACGAGGTTGTTCCTCATCggcttcttcttcatcttctattCTTCATAATTACAGGTTTAAGCGAGCGATTCTTGTGGGTAAAAGAGCTGGATCCTCCACTCCATTACCTTCATGGAGGCTTATGAGCTCTCGATCGAGATCCCCTGCTTCTGCATTTCGTTCTACTGAATCACCCAATTACGAGCTTTATCAGTGTGGCAGTGGTCGGTCCAAACAAGCTCCCGTGTCCGCTAGGAAGCTGGCGGCGACGCTGTGGGAGATGAATGAGTTGCCGTCGACGAGGGTGAAGGAGAGTCTGGCTTTGGATGAGAGGAAATCGAGAAAGGAAATGAAGGCCAGAGAGAAAACGACGCGGTCGGTTCATTCTGGTTCTTTGCCTCCCCATCTCTCCGATCCGTCTCATAGCCCTGTTTCCGAG AGGGGGGATCGTTCCGGGACGGGAAGTCGCTGTCGAAGAACTCCATCCATGTCTCAGAGGCTAAAGCTTGCTGATCACGGCGTTGGTGTTCTCGATTCTGTTAGCAATGCTAGTCTGATGGAG ATTGAGTCAAGATCAAGAGCCCCAACTCCGAGTGCATCGATTGTTGGTGTTAAAACACGGTTGAAGGATGTTAGCAATGCCTTGACAACTTCTAAGGAGcttctcaaaataattaaccGTGTTTGGGGCCATGAAGATCGTCCTTCGACGAGCATGTCCTTAATCTCGGCCTTACATGCCGAGATGGAGAGGGCTCGATTGCAGATTAATCAGCTTATCCAAGAACAAAGGTATGAGCAGAGTGACATAAGCTATCTGATGAGGTGCTTTGCTGAAGAGAAGGAAGCATGGAAAAGCAAGGAGCAAGAAGTTGTGGAGGCCGCTATTGAGTCTGTGGCTGGAGAGCTTGAAGTTGAAAGGAAACTTCGAAGAAGGTTCGAGAGCTTGAACAAGAAGCTTGGTAGAGAGCTGGCTGAGACGAAATCATCACTTCTGAAAGTAGTCAAAGAACTTGAGAGTGAGAAAAGGGCAAGGGAAATTATGGAGCAAGTATGTGATGACTTAGCGAATGATGTTGGGGATGATAAGTTAGAACTCGGGGAAAGGCAAAGAGAATCTGCTAAACTGTGTGACAATGTCAAGAAAGAACGAGAGATGAAGCGACTCGCTGCTGCGCTGCATGAGGAACGAACTCATACAGATGCCTCGGACAAGTACGATCTCGAGGACAAGAATGTTGCAGTTGATAAACTGAGAAATCAACTCGAGGCATTCTTGGGTATTAAAAGAGCTAAGGAAAAGGAGTTTGGATCTAATGACTCgaatgaagtaaaatttgcAGCATACCTAAGTAAAAATGGGATTCGTTCGTTTCAAAGTGAAGAAAAGGAGGAAGGGGAAGTTGTAGATGGAGTGGAATGCGAAGAAGATTTAGCTGAAAGTGATCTTCATTCTATAGAACTAAATATggataacaacaacaaaagctATGATTGGATTCACTCTTCTGGTATTCCCCATGATACTAGAAGGCCTTCAGTAGATGATGAACTCAAAGCAAGAAAGTCTACTTCTAAGAAGGGTTCGAGAAAAAGCACTTCTATACAAAGAAGCATATCTGATGGAGTAGAATGGGGAAACCAAGCTGACAACCATCCAATTTCAGGAGATCATGTCTTGGATTGGGACAGAAGCTCTGTATTGGAGAAAGTAGCCTCAGGAAAAGTGTATGGAGATCATTTTCTGGGATATAATTCTTCATCTAAGAACCTCAGGGACCAGATCCTATCCGGATCGAGGCTTGGTTCACTTAAAGTCACTGCCAGCCCAACTAGGCTGTGGGAACAAGCAAGACCCTCAAGAGACCTCGCCGACCCAGTCACAGAGAGAGCTTCCATGGTGCAAGGTAGTAATGGTTTGAAGTCTAGGCTGATGGAGGTTAGAGGCGATGGTCTAGGTTCAAGGAAGTACAAATGA
- the LOC101203620 gene encoding IAA-amino acid hydrolase ILR1-like 3: MYHKLHSFPFSLFFSFFSQTSDVASDVSLKLLITHCFCCLLVSSPIIFFIRLFKITTTMEQIIVWGLFFIFPFCISSGMEAEPPLELSRLTRELLESARDPEFFEWLVKARRKLHENPELAFEEFETSEFIRTELESVGINFNWPLAKTGIVASVGSGAHPWFALRADMDALPIQEMVEWEHKSKKDGKMHACGHDVHVTMLLGAAKLLQQRRNELKGTVKLVFQPGEEGRGGAYYMVKEGAIENVKGIFGLHVAQDMTLGAIGSRPGPFTACSGRFLATIQGIGGHAALPHQAKDPLLAMSSAIISLQHIISRETDPFDSRVISVGLVKGGEARNVIPETVTFGGTFRSKTLEGLYNLKHRIQQVIEFQVAVYGCSAIVDFMEEKARFYPPTINDQSLYDHVNNVGQHLLGGPSNVLHLPNTMGAEDFSFYSQHIPAAFFMIGAKNDTMESGIPLHSPYLVLDEHVLPLGAALHAAVAISYLDQQHHFVSSN, from the exons ATGTACCATAAACTTCACTCATTTCCTTTctccctcttcttctcttttttcagTCAAACATCAGACGTTGCTTCAGATGTTAGTTTAAAACTATTAATAACCCATTGTTTTTGTTGCTTATTAGTCTCTTctccaattatatttttcatcagATTATTCAAAATCACTACTACTATGGAACAAATAATTGTATGGGGGTTGTTTTTCATCTTCCCCTTCTGCATATCATCGGGGATGGAAGCTGAGCCGCCACTGGAGTTGAGTCGTCTAACTCGGGAACTTTTGGAATCGGCGAGAGACCCGGAATTCTTTGAGTGGTTGGTTAAGGCTCGAAGGAAATTGCATGAGAATCCAGAGCTCGCCTTCGAGGAATTTGAAACGAGTGAGTTCATAAGAACAGAGCTGGAGTCGGTCGGGATTAATTTCAATTGGCCGTTAGCTAAGACTGGGATTGTGGCCTCCGTGGGATCAGGTGCGCACCCATGGTTCGCTCTTAGGGCTGATATGGATGCTCTTCCTATTCAG GAAATGGTAGAGTGGGAACACAAGAGCAAGAAGGATGGAAAAATGCATGCTTGTGGGCATGATGTTCATGTCACAATGCTTCTTGGAGCTGCCAAGCTGCTTcaacaaagaagaaatgagCTCAAG GGAACAGTGAAGCTTGTTTTTCAACCTGGGGAAGAGGGACGTGGTGGGGCATACTATATGGTAAAAGAAGGTGCAATAGAAAATGTGAAAGGCATATTTGGTTTACATGTCGCACAAGATATGACTTTAGGGGCAATTGGTTCAAGGCCTGGTCCATTTACGGCTTGTAGTGGTAGGTTTTTGGCTACAATACAAGGAATTGGTGGTCATGCTGCACTTCCTCATCAAGCAAAAGATCCACTTTTAGCCATGTCTTCTGCTATTATCTCCCTTCAACACATCATTTCTCGTGAAACTGATCCTTTTGATTCCAgg GTGATCAGTGTAGGGTTGGTTAAAGGTGGGGAAGCAAGAAATGTGATCCCCGAAACTGTAACATTTGGAGGTACTTTTCGAAGCAAGACTTTGGAAGGTCTTTACAACCTTAAGCACAGAATTCAACAG GTAATAGAGTTTCAAGTAGCTGTGTATGGTTGTAGTGCCATTGTAGACTTCATGGAAGAAAAGGCAAGGTTCTACCCACCCACTATCAATGACCAATCATTATACGACCATGTTAACAATGTTGGACAACATTTGCTTGGAGGCCCTTCAAACGTTCTTCATCTTCCTAACACAATGGGAGCAGAGGATTTCAGCTTCTACTCCCAACACATTCCTGCTGCATTTTTCATGATTGGAGCAAAGAACGATACGATGGAATCCGGAATACCATTGCACTCGCCCTACCTTGTCTTGGATGAACACGTTCTTCCACTTGGAGCTGCTCTTCATGCTGCTGTTGCAATTTCTTACTTGGATCAACAACATCATTTTGTTTCCAGTAAT